Proteins encoded in a region of the Anoxybacillus amylolyticus genome:
- a CDS encoding M23 family metallopeptidase, protein MREEEKKQPSLRKPSFKRALRKRWVFPAIYLTSAAVILAGVLWFQHSKDVQPKDEYQYGQEGTPSKQDESIPVNEAVEHVAMPVLDPNTVQIKTPFYDYAASKEEQEAALVFYNNTYHPNRGIDLGMKDNRPFDVTASLSGTVTKAEKDPILGYVVEIDHNNGVLTVYQSLASIEVKAGDAVKQGQIIGKAGQSAFNKEAGTHVHFEIRQNGKPVNPLDYVDKPVTSLTESNASNENAPNEKQSEHNSHSTNDQTQDESSDDQSTDDNNTHQDSSYNMPDSSIGMAKA, encoded by the coding sequence ATGAGAGAGGAAGAAAAGAAACAACCTTCTCTACGAAAACCAAGTTTCAAACGTGCGTTGCGCAAGCGTTGGGTATTTCCGGCTATTTATTTAACAAGTGCCGCGGTCATTTTAGCGGGAGTGCTTTGGTTCCAGCATAGCAAAGATGTACAGCCAAAAGATGAGTATCAATACGGCCAAGAAGGGACACCGTCCAAACAAGACGAATCCATCCCAGTTAATGAAGCCGTAGAGCATGTTGCGATGCCAGTGCTCGATCCAAATACGGTTCAAATTAAAACACCGTTTTACGATTATGCCGCATCGAAAGAAGAACAAGAAGCAGCTCTCGTCTTTTATAATAATACGTATCATCCAAACCGTGGCATCGATCTTGGGATGAAAGATAATCGGCCGTTTGACGTAACTGCTTCTTTAAGTGGAACGGTGACAAAGGCGGAAAAAGACCCAATTTTAGGCTATGTCGTCGAAATTGACCATAATAACGGTGTCTTAACGGTTTATCAATCGCTTGCAAGCATCGAAGTAAAAGCAGGAGATGCGGTGAAACAAGGGCAAATTATCGGCAAAGCTGGACAAAGCGCCTTTAACAAAGAGGCAGGAACGCACGTCCATTTTGAAATTCGCCAAAACGGCAAGCCGGTTAACCCGCTAGACTATGTCGATAAACCAGTCACATCCTTGACAGAGTCGAACGCATCAAACGAAAACGCACCAAATGAAAAACAAAGCGAACACAATAGCCATTCAACAAACGACCAAACGCAAGATGAATCGTCCGATGACCAATCGACAGATGATAACAATACACACCAAGACTCTTCTTACAACATGCCAGATTCTTCGATTGGCATGGCGAAAGCGTAA
- the spoIIID gene encoding sporulation transcriptional regulator SpoIIID → MHDYIKERTIKIGKYIVETRKTVRVIAKEFGVSKSTVHKDLTERLPEINPELANEVKEILDYHKSIRHLRGGEATKKKYKKETIQ, encoded by the coding sequence GTGCACGATTACATCAAAGAGCGTACTATCAAGATTGGAAAGTATATCGTGGAGACGAGGAAAACCGTTCGCGTCATCGCGAAAGAATTTGGCGTTTCCAAAAGTACTGTTCATAAAGACTTAACCGAGCGGCTGCCGGAAATTAACCCAGAGCTGGCGAATGAAGTGAAAGAAATTCTTGATTACCATAAATCCATTCGTCATTTGCGTGGGGGGGAGGCGACAAAGAAGAAATATAAAAAAGAAACGATTCAATAA
- the mreB gene encoding rod shape-determining protein — translation MFARDIGIDLGTANVLIYVKGKGIVLNEPSVVAIDKNTNKVLAVGEEARRMVGRTPGNIVAIRPLKDGVIADFEITEAMLKHFLNKLDLKGFFAKPRILICCPTNITSVERKAIKEAAEKSGGKKVYLEEEPKVAAIGAGMDIFQPCGNMVVDIGGGTTDVAVLSMGDIVTASSIKMAGDKFDMEILNYIKREYKLLIGERTAEEIKIKVATVFPGARDEAIDIRGRDLVTGLPRTITVRSAEIEKALREPVSVIVQAAKSVLERTPPELSADIIDRGVILTGGGALLHGIDQLLAEELKVPVLVAENPMDCVAIGTGIMLDNIDRAPKQKFI, via the coding sequence ATGTTTGCGAGAGATATCGGAATCGATCTCGGTACGGCGAACGTACTTATTTACGTCAAAGGAAAAGGAATCGTGCTCAACGAACCATCCGTTGTCGCGATTGATAAAAATACAAACAAGGTGCTCGCTGTCGGCGAAGAAGCAAGACGAATGGTCGGGCGTACCCCTGGGAATATCGTTGCCATCCGGCCGCTGAAAGACGGCGTCATCGCAGACTTCGAGATTACGGAAGCGATGCTGAAACACTTTTTAAATAAGCTCGATTTAAAAGGCTTTTTCGCCAAGCCGCGCATTTTAATTTGCTGCCCGACAAATATCACGTCCGTGGAGCGTAAAGCAATTAAAGAAGCGGCAGAAAAAAGCGGCGGAAAAAAAGTATATTTGGAAGAAGAGCCGAAAGTAGCGGCGATTGGTGCCGGCATGGACATTTTTCAGCCTTGCGGAAATATGGTCGTAGACATTGGCGGTGGCACGACCGATGTTGCTGTTCTCTCCATGGGCGATATTGTCACCGCTTCTTCTATTAAAATGGCTGGGGACAAGTTCGATATGGAAATTTTAAACTACATTAAGCGCGAATATAAGCTGCTCATTGGCGAACGGACCGCCGAAGAAATTAAAATCAAAGTGGCAACCGTATTCCCAGGGGCACGCGACGAAGCGATTGACATTCGTGGCCGCGACCTTGTGACCGGCTTGCCGCGCACGATTACTGTCCGCTCGGCAGAAATTGAAAAAGCGCTGCGCGAGCCGGTATCGGTCATTGTACAAGCCGCCAAAAGCGTGCTCGAACGCACACCGCCAGAATTGTCGGCGGACATTATCGACCGCGGCGTCATTCTGACAGGCGGAGGCGCTCTGTTGCATGGCATTGATCAGTTGCTTGCCGAAGAGTTAAAAGTGCCGGTATTGGTGGCGGAAAATCCGATGGACTGTGTCGCCATTGGCACAGGCATTATGCTGGATAACATCGACCGCGCTCCGAAGCAAAAGTTCATCTAA
- a CDS encoding flagellar hook-basal body protein yields the protein MLRGFYTAAAGMLSQERRVEMLTNNIANANTPGYKADEAALRAFPEMLLSRLEEAAIPVQERRSMMKKTPIGPISTGVYMQEMMPNFSQGDIKETNQPTDLALVNGVIPTDAATGKKGMLFFVVQNENGAVRYTRNGNFTLDAQGYLTTNDGYYVLDENNTRIQLTSTNFTVAPDGTITGNNRRIARLNVAFAANPNAVAKEGNGLFRSENGLLPSAIGNGNVTYEVKQRFLERSNVDVARSMTDMMSAYRAFEANQKILQAYDRSMDKAVNEIGRLK from the coding sequence TTGTTGCGTGGATTTTATACCGCGGCTGCCGGCATGCTTTCCCAAGAGCGCCGCGTGGAAATGTTAACAAACAACATCGCCAATGCCAATACCCCAGGATATAAAGCGGACGAAGCAGCGCTGCGCGCGTTTCCAGAAATGTTGCTTTCGCGCTTGGAGGAAGCGGCGATTCCAGTGCAAGAGCGCCGTTCGATGATGAAAAAGACACCGATCGGTCCGATATCCACCGGTGTCTATATGCAAGAAATGATGCCTAATTTTTCACAAGGCGATATAAAAGAAACCAATCAACCAACTGACCTTGCCCTTGTAAATGGGGTGATTCCGACGGATGCTGCCACAGGCAAAAAGGGGATGCTCTTTTTCGTCGTGCAAAACGAAAACGGCGCCGTGCGCTATACACGAAACGGCAACTTCACCTTAGATGCCCAAGGATATTTAACGACGAACGACGGATATTATGTACTCGATGAAAACAATACCCGCATTCAGCTAACGAGCACGAATTTTACCGTAGCGCCTGACGGCACGATTACCGGAAATAATCGGCGCATCGCTCGCTTGAACGTCGCATTTGCGGCAAATCCAAACGCGGTTGCAAAAGAAGGAAACGGACTATTCCGCAGCGAAAACGGCTTACTTCCGAGCGCGATTGGCAACGGCAACGTTACGTATGAAGTGAAGCAACGGTTTCTCGAACGGTCAAACGTCGATGTCGCGCGTTCGATGACGGATATGATGTCGGCGTACCGTGCGTTTGAAGCGAACCAAAAAATATTACAAGCATACGACCGAAGCATGGACAAGGCCGTGAATGAAATCGGCCGACTCAAATAA
- a CDS encoding flagellar hook-basal body protein, with protein sequence MLRSMITAANTMNQLQQQLDVISNNIANSNTTGFKRRETNFGELLVQQFDNLPDDQADRLTPEGVRRGVGAKLAETNLVLTQGPLQQTGRMLDVALTKEGQFFRVLAEAADGATAIRYTRDGAFYLSPSANDPTTLMLVTSDGFPVLNSNNEPITIQEGFKDITITDTGTLRAIAPDGRVMQTADLGITNIVRPQLLQSVGDNLYALPNLTSLNVREGDVAVNMTGNLRPQISVQQGALEQSNVDLGTEMTDLMLTQRAYQMNAKSISISDQMMGLINGVRS encoded by the coding sequence ATGTTGCGTTCGATGATTACTGCCGCCAATACGATGAACCAACTGCAGCAGCAGCTTGACGTCATAAGCAACAACATTGCCAACAGCAACACGACCGGCTTTAAGCGGCGCGAAACAAACTTTGGTGAGCTATTAGTACAACAATTTGACAATTTGCCAGACGATCAAGCCGACCGCCTAACACCAGAAGGCGTCCGCCGCGGCGTTGGGGCGAAACTAGCAGAGACAAACCTCGTCTTAACACAAGGCCCGCTACAACAAACCGGGCGTATGTTAGACGTGGCGTTGACGAAAGAAGGACAGTTTTTCCGCGTCTTAGCCGAAGCAGCAGACGGTGCAACGGCCATCCGCTATACGCGCGATGGAGCGTTTTACTTAAGCCCATCTGCCAATGACCCGACGACATTGATGCTTGTCACAAGCGATGGCTTCCCGGTTCTCAATAGCAACAACGAGCCAATCACCATTCAAGAAGGTTTTAAAGACATTACGATTACCGACACTGGTACGTTACGCGCCATCGCGCCGGATGGTCGCGTCATGCAAACCGCCGACCTCGGCATTACGAACATCGTCCGCCCACAACTTTTACAGTCCGTTGGCGACAATTTATATGCCCTGCCAAACTTAACATCGCTCAACGTGCGGGAAGGGGATGTAGCGGTAAATATGACGGGCAATTTGCGTCCGCAAATTAGCGTTCAGCAAGGAGCGTTAGAGCAATCAAACGTTGATCTCGGGACAGAAATGACCGATTTAATGCTCACGCAGCGCGCTTACCAAATGAACGCGAAATCGATTTCCATTTCCGACCAAATGATGGGACTCATTAACGGTGTTCGGTCATAG
- a CDS encoding DNA-directed RNA polymerase subunit beta, whose protein sequence is MTEEQVTQQSNEQRTERRKKRERKRLFPIWLRLVIVAALITISTVVGAIVGYSGLGNGKPLDALKPSTWQRIIDIVKKDTKSE, encoded by the coding sequence ATGACGGAAGAACAAGTGACACAACAATCGAATGAACAACGAACCGAGCGGCGGAAAAAGCGGGAGAGGAAGCGTCTTTTTCCGATTTGGCTAAGGCTAGTAATCGTAGCGGCGCTCATAACTATAAGTACGGTTGTTGGTGCCATTGTCGGCTACAGTGGTCTTGGCAACGGCAAGCCGCTCGATGCATTGAAGCCGTCGACGTGGCAGCGCATCATCGATATTGTGAAAAAAGATACGAAAAGCGAGTAG
- the fabZ gene encoding 3-hydroxyacyl-ACP dehydratase FabZ, translating to MLDIQQIQAIIPHRYPFLLVDRILEVEEGKRAVGLKNVSANEQFFVGHFPEYPVMPGVLIVEALAQVGAVAMLMKEENRGRLAFFTGIDNCRFKKQVKPGDQLRLEVEIIRAKGPIGKGKGLATVDGELVCETEIMFALGEKKNA from the coding sequence ATGCTTGATATCCAGCAAATTCAAGCGATCATTCCGCACCGCTATCCATTTTTATTAGTCGACCGCATTTTAGAAGTCGAAGAAGGAAAACGCGCCGTCGGATTGAAAAACGTCAGCGCCAACGAACAGTTTTTCGTCGGCCATTTTCCCGAATATCCGGTCATGCCGGGTGTGTTAATCGTCGAAGCATTGGCGCAAGTCGGTGCGGTAGCGATGCTCATGAAAGAAGAAAACCGTGGCCGTCTCGCCTTTTTCACTGGCATTGACAACTGCCGCTTTAAAAAGCAAGTCAAACCAGGTGATCAGTTGCGCTTAGAAGTCGAAATCATCCGCGCCAAAGGGCCGATCGGCAAAGGCAAAGGTCTTGCTACGGTCGATGGCGAACTCGTCTGCGAAACAGAGATCATGTTTGCCCTCGGCGAAAAGAAAAACGCGTAA
- a CDS encoding LacI family DNA-binding transcriptional regulator yields the protein MATIRDVAKLAGVSVATVSRVLNQNGYVNEETEKRVRKAIEELNYKPNEVARTLFKKTSKTIGLIVPDISNPFFPELVRAIEDVMNIYDYTVILCNSDEKSEKEKQYMDVLKQKYVDGMILTTNQLAIEEVMELDIPIVVLDRPSDHSFPSVIADNYNGARLATRHLYDIGCRKIAHIQGPAHVVNAMQRFYGYRDEMKSLGLWEDAFVIQGNYQLKQAKEAVLQALQNDHVDGIFAGNDAMAVGALKAVQQLGLRVPEDVAIIGYDGIPLTEMTTPELSTISQPIYEMGAIAARLLVKKIEGQLIEQLHYVLPVKLIERESTRRRGKA from the coding sequence ATGGCTACAATCCGGGATGTTGCCAAGTTGGCAGGAGTATCGGTTGCAACGGTTTCGCGCGTGTTAAACCAAAATGGCTATGTGAACGAAGAAACGGAAAAACGGGTGCGAAAAGCGATTGAAGAGTTGAACTATAAGCCGAATGAAGTGGCGCGAACGTTATTTAAAAAGACGTCAAAAACGATCGGATTGATCGTTCCAGATATTTCGAACCCTTTCTTCCCCGAGCTTGTTCGGGCGATTGAAGATGTGATGAACATTTATGACTATACGGTGATTTTATGCAACTCGGACGAAAAAAGCGAAAAAGAAAAACAATACATGGATGTGTTAAAACAAAAATATGTAGACGGCATGATTTTAACGACGAATCAATTGGCGATTGAGGAAGTGATGGAATTAGATATTCCAATTGTTGTTCTTGACCGTCCGTCTGATCATTCATTTCCATCGGTCATTGCGGATAATTATAATGGGGCAAGGCTAGCTACAAGGCATTTGTATGACATCGGATGCCGAAAAATCGCCCATATTCAAGGTCCAGCGCATGTGGTGAACGCGATGCAGCGTTTTTACGGGTATCGCGATGAAATGAAAAGTTTAGGGCTTTGGGAAGATGCATTTGTGATTCAAGGAAATTATCAGCTGAAACAAGCGAAAGAAGCGGTGCTTCAGGCGCTTCAAAACGATCATGTCGATGGCATTTTTGCGGGGAACGATGCGATGGCGGTCGGTGCTTTAAAAGCTGTTCAACAATTAGGACTACGCGTCCCAGAAGATGTTGCGATTATCGGGTATGACGGTATTCCGTTAACGGAGATGACGACGCCAGAGCTGTCGACCATTTCGCAACCGATTTATGAAATGGGGGCAATTGCGGCAAGGCTTTTAGTTAAAAAAATTGAAGGTCAATTGATTGAGCAGCTTCATTACGTATTGCCTGTTAAACTTATCGAGCGGGAGTCGACGCGCAGGAGGGGAAAAGCATGA
- the rbsK gene encoding ribokinase, which produces MKKPTITVIGSINMDLVTIAKRMPVQGETVLGEAFRLIPGGKGANQAVAAARLGADVHMIGAVGADMFGTELLQHLEKEGIVVDGVKPVTDVETGIATIVISEGDNRIIVVPGANHALCPDDLERWEEKIATSDVCLLQLEIPLPVVEQAVLIAKRHGVRVILNPAPAQPLPDTLLDQVDILTPNEHERDVVLAGRPMEKWAHKLIVTEGKRGVSFQRNGEWTLIPSFHVPVVDTTGAGDTFNGALAVALSKGMALEEACCYANAAAALSVTKLGAQTGMPTEKELESFLSEKG; this is translated from the coding sequence ATGAAAAAGCCGACGATTACGGTAATTGGAAGCATTAATATGGACTTAGTGACGATTGCAAAACGAATGCCGGTCCAAGGCGAAACGGTATTAGGGGAAGCGTTTCGCCTCATCCCTGGTGGGAAAGGAGCCAATCAAGCGGTGGCGGCTGCGCGGCTTGGTGCAGACGTCCATATGATTGGCGCTGTCGGTGCTGATATGTTTGGAACAGAGCTGCTTCAACATTTAGAGAAAGAAGGAATTGTTGTCGACGGTGTGAAACCGGTTACAGATGTCGAAACAGGCATTGCGACAATTGTCATTTCGGAAGGAGACAACCGCATTATCGTCGTTCCAGGTGCCAACCATGCGCTATGTCCAGACGATCTAGAGCGGTGGGAAGAGAAAATTGCGACAAGCGATGTTTGCCTTCTTCAGTTAGAAATCCCGCTTCCGGTCGTGGAGCAAGCGGTGCTGATCGCAAAACGCCACGGTGTTCGTGTTATTTTAAATCCAGCACCGGCGCAGCCGCTTCCAGACACATTGCTCGATCAAGTAGATATTTTAACCCCAAACGAACACGAACGTGATGTCGTGCTAGCGGGGCGACCGATGGAAAAATGGGCGCACAAATTGATCGTGACAGAAGGAAAACGAGGCGTTTCGTTCCAACGAAACGGTGAGTGGACGCTTATTCCGAGTTTCCATGTGCCTGTTGTTGATACGACAGGGGCGGGGGATACGTTTAACGGAGCGCTTGCGGTGGCATTAAGTAAAGGCATGGCGTTAGAAGAAGCTTGCTGTTATGCGAATGCAGCGGCAGCACTCTCCGTCACAAAGCTCGGGGCGCAAACCGGGATGCCGACAGAAAAAGAACTTGAGTCGTTTCTTTCGGAGAAAGGATGA
- the rbsD gene encoding D-ribose pyranase, whose product MKKHGVLNKELNTVFASLGHTDTIVVADCGLPIPEGVTRIDLSVIKGFPSFLSVLDPILEELEIEAITIAEEMQAHNSAMYQEIQKRFANTTTHIVSHEQLKGMMKSAKAVIRTGEATPYANIILHSGVNF is encoded by the coding sequence ATGAAAAAACATGGGGTGTTAAATAAAGAATTGAATACAGTATTTGCTTCGTTAGGGCATACGGATACAATCGTTGTCGCTGATTGTGGTTTGCCGATCCCTGAAGGAGTGACGCGCATTGATTTATCTGTCATTAAAGGCTTCCCGTCCTTTTTGTCCGTACTCGATCCGATTTTAGAAGAATTAGAGATTGAAGCGATTACGATTGCGGAAGAAATGCAAGCGCACAATTCGGCTATGTATCAAGAGATTCAAAAGCGATTTGCAAACACGACAACACATATCGTTTCCCATGAACAACTAAAAGGAATGATGAAATCAGCAAAAGCAGTCATTCGCACAGGAGAGGCGACTCCTTACGCCAATATCATTCTTCACTCGGGCGTTAATTTTTAA
- a CDS encoding sugar ABC transporter ATP-binding protein encodes MKGIKKAFHHHLVLDGVDFEVCAGEVNALMGENGTGKSTLMKILTGMYEKDAGTITVDGREVHYRHPKEAERDGIVFIHQELNIIPTLTVAENMFLGREQTIGKTGWIRQKEMADEARQYLQKLGMDIDPNDMAGHLSVGKQQIIEIARALSTNAKCLIMDEPTAALTDREIQTLFTVIRTLKQQGVAIIYISHRMEEIFTICDRISVLRDGEFIGTKQIRETTFDEIVHMMVGRQIGERFPTRSVRIGEERLRVEGLTQKGVFHNVSFAVHAGEILGIAGLMGAGRTEIMEAIFGIRKIDAGTIYLNQQPVKISSPRQAVEYGMAFITEDRKGKGLILQMSVRENLTLPKSKQLATAGFIDGKKENELVRSLVERLQIKAASAEMEVKALSGGNQQKVVFGKWLAMNPNILILDEPTRGVDVGAKKEIYEIMNELAAQGVAIIMVSSELPEILGMSDRIMVVHEGKVTAILNNDNVDQEMIMRAATGGEA; translated from the coding sequence ATGAAAGGAATTAAAAAGGCGTTTCACCATCACCTCGTCTTAGACGGAGTCGATTTTGAAGTTTGTGCGGGCGAAGTGAATGCGTTAATGGGGGAGAATGGGACTGGAAAATCGACGTTAATGAAAATATTGACAGGGATGTACGAAAAAGATGCAGGGACGATCACAGTAGATGGGAGAGAAGTTCATTATCGGCACCCGAAAGAAGCAGAGCGAGACGGCATTGTGTTTATTCATCAAGAGCTGAACATCATTCCGACGTTAACGGTAGCCGAAAATATGTTTTTAGGACGAGAACAGACGATTGGAAAAACGGGATGGATTCGTCAAAAAGAAATGGCCGACGAGGCAAGACAATATTTGCAAAAACTCGGCATGGACATCGACCCAAATGATATGGCGGGCCATTTATCGGTCGGGAAGCAACAAATTATTGAAATTGCAAGGGCGCTATCAACGAACGCCAAATGTTTAATTATGGATGAGCCAACAGCAGCACTAACCGATCGAGAAATTCAAACGCTTTTTACAGTTATTCGTACGTTAAAACAACAAGGGGTTGCGATTATTTATATTTCGCATCGGATGGAAGAAATTTTTACTATTTGTGATCGCATTTCGGTGTTGCGGGATGGCGAATTTATCGGAACGAAGCAAATACGCGAAACGACATTTGATGAAATCGTTCATATGATGGTCGGCAGACAAATCGGGGAGCGCTTTCCGACACGAAGCGTCCGTATTGGTGAAGAACGGCTTCGTGTTGAAGGGCTAACACAAAAAGGGGTATTTCACAATGTTTCGTTTGCGGTGCATGCGGGTGAAATTTTAGGAATTGCTGGGTTGATGGGTGCCGGTCGCACGGAAATCATGGAAGCGATTTTTGGCATTCGAAAAATCGATGCAGGAACGATTTATTTGAATCAGCAACCCGTAAAGATTTCATCGCCGCGCCAAGCGGTGGAATATGGCATGGCTTTTATTACCGAAGACCGAAAAGGAAAAGGACTTATTTTACAGATGAGTGTTCGGGAAAACTTAACGCTACCGAAATCCAAACAACTTGCTACAGCAGGGTTTATTGACGGTAAAAAGGAAAATGAACTCGTCCGTTCGTTAGTAGAGCGCCTTCAGATTAAGGCAGCTTCTGCTGAAATGGAAGTGAAGGCGCTAAGCGGTGGTAACCAGCAAAAAGTCGTGTTTGGGAAATGGCTGGCAATGAATCCAAACATATTGATTTTAGATGAGCCAACACGCGGAGTAGACGTTGGGGCAAAAAAAGAAATTTATGAGATTATGAACGAATTAGCTGCGCAAGGGGTTGCGATTATTATGGTATCGTCGGAACTGCCCGAAATTCTTGGAATGAGCGATCGGATTATGGTTGTTCATGAAGGAAAGGTAACGGCGATTCTCAATAACGACAATGTCGATCAAGAGATGATTATGCGCGCAGCGACAGGGGGAGAAGCGTAA
- a CDS encoding ABC transporter permease subunit encodes MQKPIVQEARAVWGLNVKKIGPLMGLLLLCFVLTFLSDNFFTLDNWLNILRQVSINALIAFGMTFVILTGGIDLSVGSVLALSSAFAAGLMADGTNGLFAMVIGILAGLAMGALNGVIITKGRVAPFIATLATMTVFRGATLVYTEGRPITGFSDEFAFQMIGRGYFLGIPVPVVLMIVAYVVLYVVLKKTTFGRHTYAIGGNEEATWLAGIRVDRLKIWIYSLTGGLSALAGLILTSRLNSAQPTAGTAYELDAIAAVVLGGTSLSGGRGWIFGTLVGALIIGILNNGLNLLNVSSFYQQVIKGIVILLAVILDRRKEV; translated from the coding sequence ATGCAAAAGCCGATCGTGCAAGAGGCAAGAGCGGTTTGGGGATTGAACGTAAAAAAAATCGGTCCGTTGATGGGGCTGTTATTGCTTTGTTTCGTGTTAACTTTTCTCAGTGATAACTTTTTTACATTGGACAACTGGCTCAACATTTTACGCCAAGTGTCAATTAATGCGCTCATTGCATTTGGCATGACGTTTGTCATTTTGACAGGTGGCATTGATTTATCGGTAGGGTCTGTTCTCGCGCTTTCTAGTGCGTTTGCGGCCGGATTGATGGCGGATGGCACGAACGGGCTTTTCGCGATGGTGATTGGCATTTTAGCCGGATTGGCGATGGGAGCGCTCAATGGGGTCATTATTACAAAAGGGCGTGTTGCACCGTTTATCGCAACATTAGCGACAATGACCGTTTTTCGTGGCGCAACCCTTGTGTATACAGAAGGGCGTCCAATCACAGGGTTTTCAGATGAATTTGCTTTTCAAATGATTGGACGTGGATATTTTCTTGGCATTCCTGTTCCTGTTGTATTGATGATTGTCGCTTATGTAGTGCTTTATGTTGTGTTAAAGAAAACAACGTTTGGTCGCCATACGTATGCGATTGGCGGAAATGAAGAAGCGACCTGGTTAGCAGGCATTCGTGTCGACCGCTTAAAAATTTGGATTTACTCTTTAACTGGCGGTTTGTCCGCTTTAGCAGGGCTTATTTTAACATCGCGCCTTAACTCGGCACAGCCGACAGCAGGAACCGCCTATGAGCTCGATGCGATTGCGGCAGTTGTGTTAGGCGGCACTAGTTTATCTGGTGGTCGCGGCTGGATTTTTGGAACGTTAGTCGGTGCGCTCATTATCGGTATATTGAATAACGGCTTGAATTTATTGAACGTGTCGTCTTTTTACCAACAAGTGATTAAAGGAATCGTCATTCTTCTTGCGGTGATTTTAGATCGCCGAAAAGAAGTTTGA
- the rbsB gene encoding ribose ABC transporter substrate-binding protein RbsB: MRKFVSMLAVLLLAMGMLVGCSLENNATSTNKTEKKKEDGVKIGLSISTLNNPFFVTLKEGAEKAAKEANATLTVVDAQNDSAKQANDIEDLIQQGVDVILVNPTDSSAVTSAIESANKANIPVITVDRSADGGEVVAHIASDNVAGGKMAGEFIVEALKDGGNIVELEGIPGSSAARERGEGFHQVIDKASNMKVVAKQAADFDRAKGLSVMENILQSQKDIKAVFAHNDEMALGALEALEAHGMKDVIVVGFDATDDAVKAVQEGKMAATIAQKPALIGENAVKTALKVVKGETVEKFIPVPLELVK; the protein is encoded by the coding sequence ATGAGGAAGTTTGTAAGTATGTTGGCTGTGTTGTTATTGGCAATGGGGATGTTAGTAGGTTGTTCGTTAGAAAACAATGCAACTAGCACCAATAAAACAGAGAAAAAGAAAGAAGATGGGGTTAAAATTGGCTTATCTATTTCGACGTTGAACAACCCGTTTTTTGTCACGTTGAAAGAAGGAGCAGAAAAAGCAGCAAAAGAAGCGAACGCGACGTTAACGGTAGTTGACGCGCAAAACGATTCAGCAAAGCAAGCGAACGATATCGAAGATTTAATCCAACAAGGAGTAGATGTCATTTTAGTCAACCCAACAGATTCGAGCGCGGTAACATCTGCCATTGAGTCTGCGAACAAAGCGAATATTCCAGTCATTACTGTAGACCGTAGCGCGGATGGCGGTGAAGTCGTTGCTCATATTGCTTCTGATAACGTCGCGGGCGGAAAAATGGCGGGTGAATTTATCGTTGAAGCGTTGAAAGATGGCGGAAATATCGTTGAGTTGGAAGGTATTCCTGGGTCATCAGCGGCACGTGAACGCGGTGAGGGGTTCCATCAAGTCATTGACAAAGCAAGCAACATGAAAGTCGTCGCAAAACAAGCAGCGGATTTTGACCGCGCTAAAGGACTATCGGTCATGGAAAACATTCTCCAAAGCCAAAAAGATATTAAAGCGGTGTTTGCGCATAACGACGAAATGGCGTTAGGTGCGTTAGAAGCACTTGAAGCGCACGGAATGAAAGATGTCATCGTCGTCGGATTTGACGCAACCGATGATGCAGTAAAGGCTGTGCAAGAAGGCAAAATGGCCGCAACAATTGCCCAAAAACCAGCATTAATCGGGGAAAACGCCGTCAAAACGGCACTAAAAGTCGTAAAAGGGGAAACAGTAGAAAAATTCATTCCGGTGCCGTTAGAATTAGTGAAATAG